Sequence from the Terriglobales bacterium genome:
CCTCCGCCGACATTCAGCGGCGAGCACACCCAGGCGTCGGCAGCCAGATGTTCGGCGCCCACGGCGGCGCATACGATATCCACGATCGCGTCCGCTGCGCCCACTTCATGGAAGTGGATCTTCTCGACCTCGGTGTTGTGGATCTTGGCTTCGGCCTCGCCCAGCGCCTGGAACATGGCCAGGGCCGTCTTCTTCGCGCCATCGGAGATGGGCGCGTCCGCGATGATCCGGCGGATCTCCTTCAGCCCGCGATGCGCATGTTCGTGCGCCTGACCCTTACCGTGCTCATGTTCATGATGCTCGTGCGGGTGCGCCGCCTCGTGCGGGTGAGCGTGTCCGCCACCGTGTCCGGGCGCGTGATCATGCGAATGGCGGTCGCGCGGGCGGTCTTTTTCGCCACGGACGATCACATCCACTTTGGTGGCGCTGATGCCGGAGCGGGTGACCCGGGAGGTCTCCAGCCGCGCGCCCACGCTGAGGCCGGCGACAGTCTTTTCCAGCAGCTCCGTGGGCACGCCGGCATCCACCAGCGCTCCCAGGAACATGTCTCCGCTGATGCCGGAAAAGCAGTCCAGGTAGGCAATACGCATGATTACGCGCGACGCCCCCGCGACGCGCCGAAATTTTCATGATAGGGAAGCCAGCAGAGGAGGTCAAACCAGCGAAGCAAATCAGTCTACGCGTTGGTTTCGCTGCTGCCTTTCTCCCGCAACTTCCTAACAGAGGTGAAAATTCCCGTTAGCATGGAGAGCCACACGAAGATGCTTTCGCCCCAGGCCAGCCAATCCATGGCAAAATGCTCGATCTTGAGGAACTCTTCGCAGACGAGTCGGATAGCCATCAGGACCAAGCCAACCATCAGAAGGTTCAAACTCAGGGCGAGCCATGGCGTGCGTCTCTTTGCGAAAAGAATCGACATTATGGCCGTGGGAATGAGTACTGAGGCCAGGGCCACGAATACTCTTCTGTGCGTGACGGCAATGTCGCGAAAGACGATGAGCCACGAGAGCGCGCCAACCCAGATCACATTGGCCCCAACGATGAGAATCAATCGCTGTCTATGCCGTGTCATACGTCGTGCCACATTCTAGTCCCCTTAGGGACGGACTGAGAGTAGGACGGCACCGTGCCGGGTTGGCGTATCCGACAAATCGGGAGTCCCGTCAGGGACGGCTGAACTACCCAAACACGTACCTCGTGTCGTATTCGATGCCGTGCCGTTTCAGGAACTGGACCAACTCCTGCGGATTGTAGTCTGGTTTCAGTCGTCCCTGGCGGGACTGACCGAATCTGTTCCGACCAACCCGGCACTTCGTGCCGGGCTACTTTCATTGCGTCCCTGCGGGACGCCGCAGAGTGTCACACTTCTTCAGTGGAAGCAGGCCGGCCCTCCGTGTCTCCGTGGTGGACGTTCTCACTTTGCTATATTCATCCCTGGCTTTCACGAGGTTTCGGCCGCTTTGTATCGCCGTTTTCAACTCGCTCTGACCGACCGCATCCGCGAGTTCCTGCGCGAGGAGTACAGCCTGTCGCTCGACGGGATGGTGGTGGAGCAGCCTCCGCGCATCGATCTGGGCGAGTACGCCTTGCCGCTCAGCTTCGAGTTGGCCAAGCGGCTGAAGCGTCCGCCGCGCAAGATCGCCGAGGAGATCGTCTTCGGCGTAGGAGCGGTTCCCGGCTTCGAGAAACTCGAGGTCGCCGGCGCCGGCTACATCAACGCCCGCGTCCAGAGGGCGGAGCTGGCGCGGGAGTTACAGGCGGGTGTGACGGCGCCCGCCGCCGTCCAGGAGAAGATCCTGGTCGAGCACACCAGCGTCAATCCCAACAAGGCGGCGCACATCGGGCATCTGCGCAACGCCATCCTGGGAGACACCTTCGTGCGGCTGCTGCGCGGAGCCGGCCGCGAAGTCACGGTCCAGAACTACATCGACAACACCGGCGTACAGGTGGCCGACGTCATCGTGGGCTTCACGCGGCTGGAGAAGAAGTCGCTGACGGAAGTGGCCGAACTGATCGCCCGCGATCCCAAGATCGACTTTCTTTGCTGGGACCTGTACGCGCGCGTCTCCGAGTGGTACGTGCAGGACAAGAAGCACCTCGAAGCACGCAACGAGACGCTGCACGCCATCGAGCAGGGCGGCAACGACCTGGCCGAGATGGCTGACCTGCTCTCCACCGCCATCGTCGGCCGCCACCTCGAGACCATGGCGCGGCTGGACATCGAGTACGACTTCCTGCCCCGCGAGAGCGAGATCCTGCGGCTGAAGTTCTGGGAACTGGCCTTTCAGCAGTTGAAAGACAAGGGCGTGTTGCGCCTGGAAGCGCAGGGCAAGAACGCTGGCTGCTGGGTGATGCAGCGCAAGAGAGCGGAGGGAGCCGAGCCGACGGAGGAAGACCAGAAAGTGATCGTGCGTTCGAACGGCACCGTGACCTACGTGGGCAAGGACATCGCTTATCACCTGTGGAAGTTCGGGCTGCTGGGCCGCGATTTCGGCTACCGCAAGTTCTACCGCTATCCCTCCGGGCACCTGTGCTGGATGTCGTCGGAGGACGGCGAGAAAGAACACCCGCACTTCGGCGGCGTGGCCGGCATCTACAACGTGATTGATTCGCGCCAGGCGGACGCGCAGAACAACGTCATCGAGGCGCTGCGCGGGCTGGGCTACACCCAGCAGGCCGGCCACTACACCCACTTCTCCTATGAGATGGTGGCGCTCACGCCGCGCTGCGCCGCCTACCTGGGCTATGCGCTCAGCGAAGACGACCGCGGCAAGGCCTACATCGAGGTCTCCGGGCGCCGCGGCTTCGGCGTGAAAGCCGACGACCTGCTGGATTCGCTGATTGCAGCCGCCCAGGTCGAAGTGGACGCGCGCCACGCCTCGCTGAGCGACGGGGAACGCACCCGCATCGCCACCCAGATCGCCATCGGGGCGCTGCGCTACTTCATGCTCAAGTTCACCAAGACCTCGGTCATCGCGTTCGACTTCAAGGACGCGCTGAGCTTCGAGGGTGAAACCGGGCCCTATGCGCAGTACGCCGTGGTGCGCGCCACCAACATCTTCCGCAAGGGCGAGACAACGCCGGAAGAAGCTCTGGCCGAGCCGGTGGACTTCGAGCGTTTCTTCAAGGAGCCCGCCGGAGACGAGATCTGGGAACTGTGGCTGGCTGCCTCCAAGCTCTCGCACGCGGTCGAGCTGGCCCTCTCCACTACTGAGCCTGCGCACGTCGCCAAGTACGCCTTCCAGTTGGCGCAGCTCTTCAACAACTTCTACCACCGCCACCACATCCTCAACGAATTGGACGATGACCGGCAGAAGTTCCTGATGGCCACGGCCGCGGTCGTCCGCCGGGAATTGATACGCACGCTCGAACTGATGGGGATTGAAGCGCCTCCGGTCATGTGAGGCCCATGGCAAGCAACCAACCGAAGTTCAGAACTCGCGAGGCGTCTCGTCTCTATCGCAACAGGAAATTGGCGGCGAATCAGGAGGCAAGAGTAGATGCCGTCGACGAGATACTGAAGAAGCTGCCGCGGTCCTTGGCTGATATAGAGACCCTACTCAATTCAACTCCGCATCGAGCCTCTTACGAAGTCCATTTCACAATCTTTTGCCTGAGCTCACTTCCAGATCGCGGTCTCAAGGT
This genomic interval carries:
- the argS gene encoding arginine--tRNA ligase, encoding MYRRFQLALTDRIREFLREEYSLSLDGMVVEQPPRIDLGEYALPLSFELAKRLKRPPRKIAEEIVFGVGAVPGFEKLEVAGAGYINARVQRAELARELQAGVTAPAAVQEKILVEHTSVNPNKAAHIGHLRNAILGDTFVRLLRGAGREVTVQNYIDNTGVQVADVIVGFTRLEKKSLTEVAELIARDPKIDFLCWDLYARVSEWYVQDKKHLEARNETLHAIEQGGNDLAEMADLLSTAIVGRHLETMARLDIEYDFLPRESEILRLKFWELAFQQLKDKGVLRLEAQGKNAGCWVMQRKRAEGAEPTEEDQKVIVRSNGTVTYVGKDIAYHLWKFGLLGRDFGYRKFYRYPSGHLCWMSSEDGEKEHPHFGGVAGIYNVIDSRQADAQNNVIEALRGLGYTQQAGHYTHFSYEMVALTPRCAAYLGYALSEDDRGKAYIEVSGRRGFGVKADDLLDSLIAAAQVEVDARHASLSDGERTRIATQIAIGALRYFMLKFTKTSVIAFDFKDALSFEGETGPYAQYAVVRATNIFRKGETTPEEALAEPVDFERFFKEPAGDEIWELWLAASKLSHAVELALSTTEPAHVAKYAFQLAQLFNNFYHRHHILNELDDDRQKFLMATAAVVRRELIRTLELMGIEAPPVM